A genome region from Gossypium hirsutum isolate 1008001.06 chromosome A04, Gossypium_hirsutum_v2.1, whole genome shotgun sequence includes the following:
- the LOC107934957 gene encoding squalene monooxygenase SE1, producing MAEQYIVVVASVIASLLGFDFLKYNSLVRFWGLTKLRRRSALELPKENSEAVGTTDIIIVGAGVAGATLAYSLGKDGRQVLVIERDLNAPNRIAGESLLPGGYLKLIELGLQDCVDEIDAQRILGYILYKDGKNVPVSFPLEKFQPHVAGRNFHNGRFVQKLRKKAASLHNVNLEQGIATSLLEENGIVKGVHYKNKSGQMLTAYAPLTIVCDGCFSNLRRSLCYPKVDIPSYTVGVILTNCKLPIENYGALILADPSPILFYPISSTEIRCFVNIPSENVPSVSNGEMAYFLKTLVAPKVLPELYNSFILAIEKKNNIRTMPNKIMAAAPHPTPGAILIGDAFNMRHGITGGGMTVALSDVVILRDLLRPLHDLSDASAICKYLESFYTLRKPMSSTINTLANVVQKAFSASSDPAMDNIQQTLFGYLRLGGFFSYGISAIFAGLCPHPLSLAFHFFAITIYGVGRLLLPFPSPKRLWDAAKLLWVASSILLPFIHSEGVRQTFFPLTVPAYYRTPPGNKGENVREETACIN from the exons ATGGCTGAGCAGTATATTGTTGTGGTAGCTAGTGTTATAGCCTCTCTTTTGGGGTTTGATTTCTTGAAGTACAATTCTTTAGTGAGATTTTGGGGGCTGACCAAGCTGAGAAGAAGATCTGCTTTGGAGCTTCCAAAGGAAAACAGTGAGGCTGTTGGGACTACAGATATTATCATAGTCGGTGCTGGTGTTGCCGGTGCTACTCTTGCCTATTCTCTTGGAAAG GACGGACGTCAAGTGTTAGTGATAGAAAGGGATTTAAATGCCCCTAATAGAATTGCTGGTGAAAGTCTATTACCAGGAGGCTACCTCAAGTTAATTGAATTAGGCCTTCAGG ATTGTGTAGATGAGATTGATGCTCAACGAATTTTGGGTTATATTCTATACAAGGACGGAAAGAATGTCCCTGTATCTTTTCCTTTGGAAAAGTTTCAGCCTCATGTTGCAGGAAGAAACTTTCATAATGGTCGTTTCGTTCAAAAGTTGCGGAAAAAAGCTGCATCTCTTCACAA TGTAAATCTAGAACAAGGGATAGCAACATCTTTGCTTGAAGAAAATGGCATTGTCAAAGGAGTGCACTACAAAAATAAGAGTGGTCAAATGCTTACCGCTTACGCTCCTCTCACTATTGTATGCGATGGTTGTTTCTCAAATTTGAGACGCTCCCTTTGTTATCCTAAG GTCGATATCCCCTCTTACACTGTTGGTGTTATCTTGACCAACTGTAAACTTCCGATTGAAAATTATGGAGCTCTTATATTAGCAGATCCTTCACCTATCCTATTTTATCCCATCAGCAGCACTGAAATTCGTTGCTTCGTGAATATTCCTAGTGAAAATGTACCTTCAGTTTCCAATGGTGAAATGGCTTATTTCTTGAAAACTTTGGTGGCTCCAAAG GTTCTTCCTGAATTGTACAATTCCTTTATATTGGCAATAGAGAAGAAGAACAACATAAGAACAATGCCGAACAAAATCATGGCTGCTGCTCCACACCCCACTCCTGGCGCTATTTTGATAGGTGATGCATTCAATATGCGACATGGTATAACTGGAGGAGGAATGACTGTTGCTCTATCTGATGTTGTTATACTTAGGGATCTTCTAAGACCCTTGCATGATCTATCTGATGCATCTGCCATTTGCAAATATCTCGAATCCTTTTATACTCTGAGGAAG CCAATGTCTTCTACGATAAATACTTTGGCTAACGTCGTACAGAAGGCATTCAGTGCCTCATCCGATCCTGCAATGGATAATATTCAGCAAACATTGTTCGGGTATTTGAGACTTGGAGGGTTTTTCTCATATGGAATATCAGCTATATTCGCTGGTTTATGCCCTCATCCATTAAGCTTAGCATTTCATTTCTTTGCCATAACAATATATGGCGTCGGTAGATTGTTACTTCCATTTCCTTCTCCCAAACGTTTATGGGATGCGGCTAAACTCCTTTGG GTTGCGTCAAGTATTCTTCTGCCCTTTATACACTCTGAAGGAGTCAGACAAACATTTTTCCCTCTAACTGTGCCAGCATATTATAGAACTCCCCCTGGAAATAAGGGGGAAAACGTCCGAGAAGAAACTGCATGCATTAATTAG